One segment of Corynebacterium caspium DSM 44850 DNA contains the following:
- the ureE gene encoding urease accessory protein UreE, whose protein sequence is MLFTEILGNKNDLTPEELAGVTEDFYELHNIDLVKRIQRGTTVGGREIGLRLSNDVRELRHGDILHFADGLLITVRTLPTDVIVIKPKSVYEMGVVAHSLGNRHLQAQFFDADSEYGQPVMVVQYDHTVEHFLDHAGTEYTREDRVMPEAFRHAEHSH, encoded by the coding sequence ATGCTATTTACCGAAATCCTAGGCAATAAGAATGACCTCACCCCCGAAGAACTTGCGGGTGTAACCGAAGACTTTTACGAACTTCATAATATCGACCTGGTAAAACGCATTCAGCGCGGTACCACAGTAGGCGGCCGAGAAATCGGTTTACGTTTAAGCAACGATGTCCGGGAACTTCGCCACGGAGATATCCTGCACTTTGCTGACGGCCTGCTCATCACGGTGCGTACCCTTCCTACGGATGTCATCGTGATCAAACCCAAATCAGTCTATGAAATGGGTGTAGTAGCACACTCTCTGGGTAACCGACACCTACAAGCACAATTTTTTGATGCGGACTCAGAATACGGCCAGCCCGTAATGGTAGTGCAATACGATCACACCGTGGAACACTTCCTGGACCACGCAGGCACTGAATACACCCGCGAAGATCGAGTAATGCCGGAGGCATTCCGCCATGCAGAACACTCCCACTAA
- a CDS encoding urease accessory protein UreF yields the protein MQNTPTKELTAADLDLILWHLTDSALPTGSFAHSAGMEMYLQRDLVTNADTYSIWLNGYIRELSYNEALLARFACEIAQADMSSAQRQEQIALLDRMGAAALMPKQVRDSMRSMGRRMSKIAATVLPEVAIIDVYASGIDEDLFHGSPAIVFGLALGSVGVDVETCVRAFLMQQATSMTQNAIRGIPLGQDAGQRVLVDAYPAIQQTAALTLAHTEADLGATAPGLELNQMMHEGLHARMFMS from the coding sequence ATGCAGAACACTCCCACTAAAGAGTTAACCGCCGCAGATCTAGACCTAATTCTTTGGCATTTAACTGATTCAGCTCTACCTACTGGTTCCTTCGCCCACTCAGCGGGCATGGAAATGTACCTCCAAAGGGACCTAGTAACCAATGCTGATACCTATTCCATCTGGTTAAACGGCTATATCCGCGAACTTTCTTATAACGAAGCCCTATTAGCCCGTTTTGCCTGTGAAATAGCTCAGGCAGATATGAGCAGTGCGCAGCGTCAAGAGCAAATCGCCCTGCTAGATCGCATGGGTGCCGCAGCCCTCATGCCCAAGCAGGTACGTGACTCCATGCGTTCTATGGGACGCCGGATGTCTAAGATTGCCGCCACTGTATTGCCTGAAGTTGCAATTATTGACGTATACGCTTCTGGTATCGACGAAGATCTCTTCCACGGGAGTCCCGCCATTGTTTTCGGACTCGCTCTCGGTTCCGTAGGCGTAGACGTAGAAACCTGTGTCCGCGCTTTCCTCATGCAGCAGGCCACCTCTATGACCCAGAACGCCATTCGTGGCATCCCGCTGGGACAAGATGCTGGACAACGCGTCCTAGTAGATGCCTATCCTGCTATCCAGCAGACCGCCGCACTGACTTTGGCACATACTGAAGCTGACCTCGGGGCCACGGCGCCAGGCCTAGAGCTAAATCAGATGATGCACGAAGGTTTGCACGCCCGGATGTTTATGTCCTAG
- the ureG gene encoding urease accessory protein UreG, translating to MSTIKIGVGGPVGSGKTELIERMTRALQGEYSMGAVTNDIYTTEDAKILARNSVLEEDRIIGVETGGCPHTAIREDTSMNDDAYQTLLKRFPDLDVVFIESGGDNLSATFSPELVDFSIYIIDVAQGEKIPRKAGQGMIKSDMFVVNKTDLAPYVGADLSVMEEDSKKFRKNKPYAFTNLKTDEGLDIVLDWLRRDVMMQDLAEK from the coding sequence ATGTCCACCATCAAAATCGGTGTCGGCGGCCCAGTTGGTTCCGGTAAAACCGAACTAATTGAACGCATGACTCGGGCTCTCCAAGGCGAATACTCCATGGGAGCTGTAACTAACGATATTTACACCACCGAAGATGCCAAGATCTTGGCTCGGAATAGTGTGCTTGAAGAAGATCGCATTATCGGGGTAGAAACCGGCGGTTGCCCGCACACTGCCATTCGTGAAGATACCTCCATGAATGACGATGCCTACCAGACCCTACTTAAGCGCTTCCCGGATCTAGATGTGGTCTTTATTGAATCTGGTGGAGATAACCTCTCAGCTACTTTCTCACCAGAACTAGTAGATTTCTCCATCTATATTATCGACGTAGCGCAGGGTGAAAAGATCCCGCGCAAAGCTGGTCAGGGCATGATTAAGTCTGATATGTTCGTCGTTAATAAGACAGATCTGGCTCCATATGTGGGTGCGGACCTTTCGGTAATGGAAGAAGATTCCAAGAAATTCCGCAAGAATAAGCCCTACGCATTCACCAACCTCAAGACCGACGAAGGCCTTGATATTGTGCTCGACTGGCTGCGTCGCGATGTCATGATGCAAGACCTAGCGGAGAAGTAA
- a CDS encoding urease accessory protein UreD, with product MTNGLVIGNPLYQVRPPMGELELTIAPRAGKSVAIHQYHRGSMKVMRPHYLDDTGQAYYTLLIPGGGYLGGDDYTMKIHVAEGGSLLLTGQSATKVYRTPDDYCLQVMDITMEKDSIFEYIPDQLILYRDSSYRQFMNVDIDASASFLTAEIITPGWDPHGGQFLYDEARLRTELRINGELQAIDNLVVHPKGAIFAADQLVITEKYSHVGTILAYDAKITDEMVKHIRDMVENYESRTEVIASVSRTNGGAVAMRALGTMTEDIYALIIKVADYLRGELRGQKPLALRKY from the coding sequence GTGACCAACGGACTCGTAATCGGCAACCCCCTCTACCAAGTGCGCCCCCCAATGGGCGAGCTAGAACTTACCATTGCACCGCGTGCCGGGAAGTCGGTTGCCATCCACCAATACCATCGCGGATCTATGAAGGTAATGCGCCCGCATTATCTGGATGACACCGGGCAGGCTTATTACACGCTGCTGATCCCCGGTGGCGGCTACCTCGGTGGCGATGACTACACCATGAAGATCCATGTCGCCGAGGGCGGATCTCTCCTCCTAACTGGCCAAAGTGCCACCAAGGTATACCGCACCCCCGATGACTACTGCCTCCAAGTTATGGATATAACTATGGAGAAAGACAGCATCTTCGAATATATCCCTGACCAGCTGATTCTGTACCGCGATTCCAGCTATCGGCAATTTATGAATGTCGATATCGATGCTTCTGCAAGTTTCCTAACTGCAGAAATCATCACCCCCGGTTGGGATCCTCACGGGGGACAATTCCTTTATGACGAGGCGCGCCTGCGCACCGAACTGCGCATAAACGGAGAACTTCAAGCCATCGATAACCTTGTAGTACACCCTAAAGGGGCTATCTTTGCGGCTGATCAATTAGTAATCACGGAGAAGTACAGCCACGTGGGAACTATCCTGGCTTATGACGCCAAGATCACCGACGAAATGGTCAAGCACATCCGGGATATGGTGGAAAATTACGAGTCCCGTACCGAGGTAATTGCCTCCGTATCCCGCACTAATGGGGGAGCAGTAGCCATGCGCGCCCTGGGCACGATGACCGAAGATATTTACGCTTTAATCATCAAAGTAGCTGACTATCTGCGCGGGGAACTGCGCGGACAAAAGCCTCTTGCTTTGAGAAAATATTAA
- a CDS encoding ArsR/SmtB family transcription factor — protein MEQILLKADEWAGIFKLMGDPTRLRLMAVLHERGAGKTTVTELAELTGVRTATASAALRAMEHSGVVKGERVGREVRYTLLSQEIHDLLHEVGFSHAHRRAFPRSHSEQ, from the coding sequence ATGGAACAGATACTGCTTAAAGCTGATGAGTGGGCTGGGATCTTCAAATTAATGGGAGATCCCACCCGCCTTCGCCTCATGGCTGTTCTGCATGAACGTGGTGCTGGGAAAACCACCGTGACCGAACTAGCTGAATTGACAGGCGTACGCACTGCAACCGCCTCGGCAGCGTTGCGTGCCATGGAACACTCTGGCGTAGTCAAAGGGGAGCGGGTAGGCCGCGAAGTGCGCTACACCCTGCTTTCCCAAGAAATCCATGATCTCCTGCATGAGGTCGGATTCTCACATGCGCACAGAAGAGCTTTCCCACGTTCACATTCTGAGCAATAA
- a CDS encoding LGFP repeat-containing protein — protein sequence MRSDKEEIPGGFTKEEANLAEIKESHILNEDNPTLNSASGCKVYWPSPFEVCGAIRELYDSVGGPKSLLTFPKSNELTNS from the coding sequence ATGCGCAGTGACAAAGAAGAAATACCAGGCGGTTTCACTAAAGAAGAAGCAAACCTGGCAGAAATAAAAGAGTCACATATTCTAAACGAAGACAATCCAACTCTAAATTCCGCCTCAGGCTGCAAAGTCTACTGGCCCTCTCCTTTTGAGGTGTGTGGCGCAATTCGAGAACTTTACGATTCCGTTGGCGGACCAAAAAGCCTTTTGACTTTTCCTAAAAGCAATGAGTTGACCAATTCTTAA
- a CDS encoding AI-2E family transporter has product MSTKPEQPQPEESIEGFSAAVEEAAGLDAPEADKGVVDRSVILAADGAVIAKWALRFIIVVIASWIIFKGLGIVWKGVLPIILALLFSTVLSPIVAILRGIKIPPTVAALIALIGSLGIVGGIMSLIAPSISDQIPELAKQSRVGVNRLFEWVQGPPLEVDLGEVQGEIDKLMNSVTQFLQEHSQSIAGGVVGGVSAATSFITTALITFVLIFFFLKDGPKFLPWLRTYVGDAFGWHLTEVLTRTWITLAGFIRAQAIVSFVDAFFIGLGLVFLNVPMALALAVITFFAGFIPIIGAISAGALAVIIALVTNGLTNAGLVLLVIVAVQQLESNILSPLLQSKAMNLHAAIVLLSVTIGAGLFGIIGAFLAVPVAATLAVWIRYHAEMVSLRSGQTTIDDIEIATQEAAPPNPREAAAAMLEKSKTLVAKVMPGGDAG; this is encoded by the coding sequence ATGAGTACTAAACCTGAGCAACCACAGCCCGAGGAGAGCATTGAGGGATTCTCAGCTGCAGTAGAAGAAGCTGCGGGCCTGGATGCCCCCGAAGCAGATAAAGGCGTTGTTGATCGCAGCGTAATCCTGGCCGCAGATGGCGCAGTAATCGCCAAATGGGCGTTGCGCTTTATCATCGTTGTTATTGCCAGCTGGATTATTTTCAAAGGCTTAGGCATCGTCTGGAAAGGCGTTTTGCCCATTATTTTGGCCTTGCTATTTAGTACTGTGCTCTCCCCCATTGTGGCCATCTTGCGCGGCATCAAAATTCCGCCCACCGTGGCCGCACTGATCGCACTGATCGGTTCCCTAGGGATAGTTGGCGGGATTATGTCCTTGATCGCACCATCGATAAGCGATCAAATTCCTGAGCTTGCCAAACAATCTCGCGTCGGGGTAAATCGCCTCTTTGAATGGGTCCAAGGCCCGCCACTAGAAGTAGATCTAGGCGAGGTCCAAGGCGAAATAGACAAGCTCATGAATAGTGTCACCCAGTTTTTGCAGGAACACTCCCAGTCGATTGCCGGTGGAGTTGTAGGCGGGGTAAGTGCTGCTACCTCTTTTATTACCACTGCCCTGATTACCTTTGTGCTGATTTTCTTCTTCCTAAAAGATGGCCCGAAATTCCTGCCCTGGTTGCGCACTTATGTTGGCGACGCCTTCGGCTGGCACCTCACCGAAGTACTCACCCGCACCTGGATTACCCTGGCCGGCTTTATCCGCGCTCAAGCCATCGTTTCCTTTGTCGATGCCTTCTTTATTGGCCTGGGCCTGGTATTTCTCAATGTGCCCATGGCGCTGGCGCTGGCGGTAATCACCTTCTTTGCCGGTTTCATCCCGATCATCGGCGCTATCTCCGCTGGAGCTTTGGCCGTAATCATTGCGCTGGTAACCAATGGGCTCACCAACGCCGGGCTAGTACTGCTAGTGATCGTGGCTGTCCAGCAGCTAGAGAGCAATATCCTCTCCCCGCTGTTGCAATCCAAAGCCATGAACCTCCATGCCGCCATCGTGTTGCTCTCGGTGACCATCGGCGCTGGTCTCTTCGGCATCATCGGCGCATTCCTGGCCGTACCCGTTGCGGCCACCCTAGCTGTATGGATCCGGTATCACGCAGAAATGGTTTCACTGCGCAGTGGACAAACCACTATCGACGATATCGAGATAGCCACTCAAGAGGCCGCACCCCCGAATCCGCGCGAAGCCGCCGCTGCCATGCTGGAGAAATCTAAAACGCTGGTAGCTAAAGTGATGCCCGGAGGGGACGCCGGCTAG